A window of Gudongella oleilytica genomic DNA:
ATTTCATGTTCACCCTGCTTAAAAATAGAACCATCACGGAAAGAGATGTTCTGACAATGCATCAAATGTTTTATGAGAATATAGAGAAAGAATATGCCGGAAGATACCGTGACATGGATGTTTTCATCAGCGGCTCCAGATATCCTGTGGCAGAAACAAATCGCATACAGGAAGAAATGGATGGACTTTTTCAGTGGATTGCAACCGAAAGAGAGAAGTTTCATCCGGTAGTGTTTGCAGCACAGCTCCATAAAAGATTTGTCTTCATTCATCCGTTTAAAGACGGAAATGGCAGAATTGCGAGGCTCATTATGAACACCGCACTGATACAGGATGGATATCTTTTGGCTGTAATTCCTCCAGTGCTTAGACATGAATACATTGAACTTCTTGAAAAAGCCCATAGAGATGACAAACCTTTTGTACAGTTTATTGCAGAGCGGGTTATTGAATCCCAAAAGGAAATCATGCGGCTTTTGCACATACCAATTCCAAAGCTGGACAGCGGCATGGATATGCAGCTGTAGCATAGATATATCAAATTATGAGGAAATTCCACCGGATGACGATGAAATACCAGGCGAAAATCGTTTGGTGTTTTATTTTTGCCTTTTTTAAGGCTGCAGCCATGTTCTCTATCCCTATTAATGAAGGGTGAGGCTGCTCTTTATCTATTTTCTCCTATGGACTTCCACTGCTTCTTCGTTTATTGTGTGTGCTGAGGTGATTAGGATGGCAGTTGTACAGGATATTTGTGGGAGGCTTGCCCTAAAAATTCAGGCAGGTCTTTTTTATTTGTTTTTCGAGGAGAGGAGATGATGCAATGTCAAAAGCAAATCGAATGAATACTGCCGTGGCGCAGGAGGACGTCCGCATACAGGAATTCCTGGACATGATCGCACCGTCGGTCATCAAATTCAACACCGACCACTTCATCTGCGGCAATACCTACCGCTGTGTGTGGGCGCTTCGCGAGTACCCCACAGCCACGGAGGAACAGGCAATCCTGCGCCACCTTGGGGAAAAGGACGGCGTCACTTTAAAGATTTACGCCCGTCACGTCACCCCTGTTGAGGAAAAGAAGATCATTAGCAATGCCGCCAACAAGAACCGCATGAAGCGGAGCAACACCAATGACCTCCAGCAGACCGTCACCGCTGAGAGCAACCTGCAGGATGTGGCTTCCATCGTAGCCAGCATGCACCGGAACAAAGAACCGCTGCTCCATGCTGCCGTCTACATTGAGCTTTTAGCATACGACCTTGAGCAGTTAAAGCTGCTGCAGACCGAGGTGCTGACCGAACTGATCCGTTCTAAGCTCAACGTTGATCGACTCATGCTCCGCCAGCAGCAGGGCTTTATATGCGTGATGCCTTCCGGCTGGAATGTGTTCGGAGATCAGTTTGAACGGGTGCTGCCGGCATCCTCCGTTGCCAACCTTTATCCTTTTAACTACTCCGGCAAGACCGATGCCAACGGCTTCTACCTGGGCAGGGACAAGTTCGGCAGCAACATTCTCGTGGATTTTAACAAACGTGCCGAGGACAAGACCAATGCCAACATTCTCATTCTTGGCAACTCAGGACAAGGAAAGTCCTACCTCCTGAAGCTCATTCTATGCAACATGCGGCAGTCCGGCATGCATGTACTGGCGCTTGATCCGGAGATGGAATATGAGGAACTAACCAACAGCCTTGGCGGCTGCTTTATTGACTTAATGTCCGGCGAATATATCATCAATGTGCTGGAACCGAAAACATGGGATGAAAACGGCGATCCCAGGGATGCTGAAGCTCCCCAGGCGTTCCGGCAGACCTCCAAACTCAGCCAGCACATCAGCTTTCTCAAGGACTTTTTCAGAACCTACAAGGATTTTGACGACCGGCAGATCGACACCATTGAAATCATGCTGGGGAAGCTGTATGAGCAATGGGGCATCACGGACCACAGCAGCTTTGACCGGCTTAAATCCACCGATTATCCCATCCTGTCCAACCTGTATGAGCTGATTGAAAACGAATACAAAACCTTTGATGAAAGCAAACGCCAGCTTTATACCGCAGAAATCCTGCAGCAAATCTGCCTTGGACTCCACTCCCTATGCAAGGGTGCGGAGTCTAAATTTTTTAACGGGCATACCAACATCACCAGCAGCCATTTCATCACCTTCGGTGTGAAAGGACTGCTGCAGGCAAGCAAAAATATCCGCAACGCCCTGCTGTTTAACGTGCTGTCCTTCATGTCCAACGAGCTTTTAACCAAGGGCAATACGGTAGCAAGCATCGATGAGTTTTACCTGTTTCTTACCAACCTCACAGCGGTTGAGTATATCCGCAACTTTATGAAGCGTGTCCGCAAAAAGGACAGCGCCGTGATCCTTGCCAGCCAGAACCTGGAGGATTTCAATATTGACGGCATCCGGGAGTATACCAAGCCTTTGTTTTCCATACCGACTCATGCCTTCCTCTTTAATGCCGGAAACATTGATGCCAAATTCTACATCGATACCCTGCAGCTGGAGCAGAGCGAATATAACCTGATCCGCTACCCGCAGCGCGGTGTGTGTCTCTACAAATGCGGCAATGAGCGGTATAACCTCATGGTGACCGCGCCGGAACACAAGGCAAGGCTCTTTGGAAAGGCGGGCGGCAGATGATCAAAAACCGGAGAAATCCAGTATGGGCGAAACGCCTGTGCTACGGCAAGGGGGTGAAGGTTTTTGGAGATGAAGGACCAGCGCTTCGGCATCGAAATCGAATTGACGGGACTGTCCCGTCTGCGCGCTGCCCAGGTCATGGCGGAATACTTCGGCACGCCGGTTTCCCATGACGGGGGCTATTACGGCATCTATTCTGTCCTGGACGGCCAAAGCCGCCGGTGGAAGGTCATGAGCGACGGCAGCATCACTACAGAGAAAAAAGAAGGGCGGCGGATTATTCCGGCCGACAGCACCTACAGCGTGGAACTGGTCAGTCCCATTTGCAAATATGAGGATATTGAAACCATCCAGGAGATTGTGCGGAAACTCCGGGCTGCCGGAGCCATCGCCAATGCAAGCTGCGGCATCCATGTTCATGTGGATGCGTCACCTCACAATGCCAACACCCTGCGCAATATTACCAACATCATGGCCAGCAAGGAGGACTTGATCTATAAGGCGCTGCAGGTCAATGTGGCAAGAGAGCGGAGCTACTGCAAAAAGGTGGAGCAAAGTTTTTTAGAAGAACTCAACCGTAAAAAACCGAAAACCTTGGAGGATGTCAGCAGGATCTGGTACAACGGCAATGATGGCAGGCATCAGCATTACCACAACAGCCGGTACCACTGCCTCAATCTCCACAGTGTGTTTCAAAAAGGCACGATCGAGTTCAGGTTGTTTAACAGCACCACCCACGCCGGAAAGATCAAAGCATATATCCAGCTCTGCCTCGCCATCAGCCACCAGGCGCTCACCCAACGCTGCGCCAGCCGGGCCAAAACCCAAAGCACCAATGAAAAATATACCTTCCGCACCTGGCTTCTCAGACTCGGCTTAATCGGCGATGAATTCAAAACCGCACGGCTGCATTTGCTGGAGCATCTGGACGGCTGCATCGCCTGGAAAGACCCCCAGCAGGCCGAGCGGCAAAAGGAACGATTAAGGCAGAATAAAGAAAAAGAACGAGCGCAAGCGATTACAGAAGCTTCAGCAGAACAAAATCATGAGGACATCGAACAGACCGAGGCCGAAGAATCCCCCGGTCTTTCTATGTCCATGTAGGAGGACTGATCAAACATGAAAAGCAAAACCTTGTACATTGCTTACGGAAGCAATCTCAACCTGCAGCAGATGGCATTTAGATGCCCCACTGCCAAGGTAATCGGGGCAAGTAAAATCAAGGATTATGAGCTGCTGTTCCGTGGCGGTCGCAGAGGTTCGGTAGCAACGGTAGAACCGCTCAAGGGCAGCCATGTTCCTGTTCTTTTATGGGAACTGAAAGAAAAAGACCTGCAGGCCCTTGACCGTTATGAGGGGTATCCCCATTTTTACCGCAAGGAAATCCTCGATGTCGAGCTTAACGGCAAGACCATTTCTGCGATGGTTTATATCATGAATGACGGACATCCCTTCGGATCTCCGTCCGATTACTATCTTAATGCCATCATGGAGGGCTACAAAAGCGCAGGTTTCGATACCGAGTACCTGGAGCAGGCGGTGGAAAAATCTATCCGGCTTGCTAAGGAACAACAGCCGGAACAGGAAAATCTGTTTGACTTGAAATGGTGGTGATGGTTATGGCTGATCCGGCTACCATTACCCTCGCTGGTAAAGCGGCGGTCGCTGCGGCAGCCGACAGGCGGACATGGAAAGTCCTTGGCGTCCTCATCGCTGCCATTCTTACACCGTTGATTCTGGCCATCGTGATGATCGTGAGCCTGCTCTCCGCCGCAGCAGATCATAACAATGCAGCCATAGACCTGTGCTTTAATGGCGGTGCGATCTCTTCCCAAATGCCGGAGGATTACGCCGCCTATATCCGGGATATGCAGGACAGCTTCGCCATGCTTGACACCGTCATCTCCGATATATCATCACTGGTGGAGGACGGCAGTATCGACAGCACAAGGGTTAAGGCAATTTTCTATTCTCTGTTCTTCGGCACTGAAAATCTGCAGATGGATAGCTCGGACTACCGTGCCTTTGCTGACTGCTTTGTCCGTTATGAAACCCGCACCCGAACCGTGGACAATGGCGATGGCACAACCTCGGAGGAAGAATACACCGTGGCTGTGCCGCTTAAATCACTGCCGGAAATTTACGGAAACCTTCAGAGCGCCCTCGGCAGGACCATCAGCTATGAGGAACAGGCCAACGCTTCGGAGATTTACTACCGCATTGACTACGGGGGCAGTGTCCCCACCTATGGAGAAGAATTTGATGCTTGGGTAAACGGACTGCCGTTGTCCGATGCACCCTTTACCGGCGTGGATGGCTTCTGTTCTCCCCTCGGTGAAAACTGGCGCAGCATGGTAACATCGGAATTTGGTTACAGAACTGATCCCTTCACCGGCCAACACAAGGGACACTCCGGACTGGACATGGGCGCGCCCGAAGGCACACCGATCCGTGCAGCCCTTGATGGTACGGTGCTGTTTGTGCGCTATAAGAATACAGGCTACGGCTATCATCTGGCCATCGACCACGGCGGCGGTTTCGTCACAATATATGCCCATTGCTCCAAAATCCTTGTCACTGAGGGGCAAACCGTGAAGGCGGGCGACATCATCGCACAGGTCGGTTCCACAGGCCGGAGTACCGGAGAGCACTTGCACTTTGAGGTACGAGTGAACGGTGAAAAGCAAAACCCAAGAAACTATCTGCCGTAAGCATGGTGAAAAACGATGCTGCGGATTAGAAAAATGAGTGGCTCCGATGGCGAGTCTTCCTGTTAGAATAAACCTATAGCCTTCGTAATTCTGTCTAAGCTTATTAAAAGTGTGGTATAATGAAACAAATATTGTAAAAAAGGAGGAATGCGCTTGGATCAATATAACCGGGCTGTTGAACTGTGGCAGTCATACAAAATTGCGTCCGCCGCTGATTTAGATAAATATCTTGACAGTTTCCGCATCCTGTTTGCGTTTCATTCCGGGAAAATAGAGAACGAGGAAATCACCTACCACGATACAAGAGAAATCTTTGAAAACGGCAGGGTTGTGGGCTACACCGGGAGTCCCCGCGCTCTGTTTGAGCAGCAAAACCAAAAGCTGTGCTATGAGTTTTTGAAAGAAAAAATCGTGAAAAAGGAGCCTCTCAGCATAGAGTTGGTTAAGGAAATTCACAAGGTTCTCACCAGCGGGACATACGATGAGCGAAAGTTTATTGAAAATGAGGAACGGCCAGGCGAATTTAAAAAGCACGATTATGTAACCGGCGTCCATGAGGTGGGCTCCGCTGCGGAAGATGTTGAAAACGACCTGACGGAACTGATTGCCGAAGTCAACGCCTATGAGGGCAAAGATGTCTTAAAAGCCGCCGCCTATCTTCACGCCAGGTTTGAATACATCCATCCCTTCGCAGACGGCAACGGGCGTGTGGGCAGGACGCTCATGAATTACTATCTCATGACCCATAACCACCCGCCCCTTATCGTCTATAACGAGGATAAGCGGATGTATTACGAGTGCCTGCAAAAGTATGATGAAGCCGAGGACTTAAATTCTCTCTATGAGTTTCTCAAATATGAAACGGAAAAAACATGGGAAAAGGCCTTGGCTCTTGCCAATGGCGTGAAGCAGGAACGTAAAGGTTTGTCAGATTTTACCCAGAGTATGTAGCCAACAGAATAATTTAGAAGCGAAAGTCATCTCGAAAAGGGATGGCTTTTTTTGTTTACCAAGGAGGGAAAAAATGTTAAAGAGCAAAGCTATCTTTGAAAGAAAAACCGCTGACTTTCAGCCCAGGGACTGTGTGATTGAAAAAATTATTGAGCTTAATTCTCGGGAGTACGATACGTTTTCCAAGAATATGCTGGCGGATTACGACTTTATCAAGGACAACATCGACCTCATGTATGTGGACCAAGAGGGGACATATCACTGCTTGCTGGTAGTTGGTGAGAACAGGTCCGATGGCATTCTCATCGAATCGGAAGGAAGCAGTTACGCCCGCTACGCTGCTTTCCTGCCCAACGCCTGTGATTTTCTTGTTGCGCATCAGGAGCAAACTCAAGGGCTTCATGATGCAAAGCCGGAGCTGGAATCTACCGGCATGAAAATGAATTTATAGGAGGAAAAGAGCCATGAGAGAAACGGAACTGAAGATACTGTTCCCTACGGAGAAGCTGGATGCACTCCGTTTTTTTATGGGCAAAAAGGAGCTGACTGTTGAGCAGGAGCTGAAGGATTACCTTCATAAAACCTATGAAAAAGTTGTTCCGACACACGTCCGAGAATATGTGGAAAGCAAGCTTGACCAAGCATCGCTGCAAGAGGAAACGTCTGAACAGAGAGCTCAGGAGCAGCAGCCGGAGCCACAAAGGGAACGCCAGTCAAGACAAACCCGCCGCCAGCGTGAGCAGGCGGTAGCTGAATCAGCGACACTATCTTCGCAGGCCAGACAGCCGGAGCCGCCGGAAGAACCGGAAGAATCCCAGGGCATAAGCATGAGTATGTAAATTCGAAAGGAGAGATTCACAATGAAACAAGCAACCCTGCAAATCAAATTTGATGAAGAAAAGCTGAACGCTATCAAGCAGTACATGGGTAAAAAGGATGCCGACCTTCAGACGGAGCTGGACGACGTGATGCAAAAGCTCTACGAAAAGCACGTCCCCGCCCCAGTTCGTGAGTACATTGAAAGCCGGGATTCCAGGGTGCAGGAAAAGCCGAAAAGACCGTCCCGGCCTTCCTCTACGGCTGCTGCCAATAACGACAGCAACACTACCGTGTAAATAGCATACAAAAAGCCACATATTTGGCGGCTGTGTGCCCTTGTGCAGCCTTTTCAGGGGGAGGATGGCATCTATATACCTTTGGGCAGTTTTCCGCCCCTTGTTAGGGCTTGTTGAGAGCATAAAGAAGACGGCAGCAGGCATGGCTTTTATTATCCTCAGCAGGGGTGAACCATGGGGTCGAAAACGGTGCAGGTTAAAGAGGGGTGGTCGCAGGCGACCTCCCCTCGAATCACATCAGCCCGCAATGCGGACTGAAAGGCTTTAAGACAGGTGCACCTAAATAGGGCTGCGGTTACCTCGCGGGTGGTCGGAAATCCGGGTTTTTCCCGCATGCAAAGGCTTTTGCAGGTACACCTCACAGGTGGTTGCCGAATATATGAATGGAATCAAGACAAGGAACGGAGGTGGTTGAGAGTGGCAGAGGAGAATAAAAAGAGAATTCCCCTGTGGCTGTATCCTGAAACCATAAAAAAGACAGACGAGCTTTTCCCGAAGGATAACTGCAAAAGCCGGAGCGAGTTTATAGAAAAGGCCATTCACTTTTACAGCGGATATATCACATCCGGTGAAAACAACAAATATCTTCCTAGTGCAATTACTTCCACCCTTTCCGGTATTGTTGAAAGCTCTGAGAACCGTATTGCACGGCTGCTTTTCAAGCTGGCGGTGGAGATGTCCATGATGATGAATGTCCTTGCGTCTACCGCCGAGATCGATGAAACCCTGCTGCAAAAGCTCCGTGGGAAATGCATCAACGATGTAAAAAAGACCATCGGCTCCGTCACCTTTGAGGAGGCAGTGAAATATCAAAAGGGTAAGTAAGGTGATATGCTATGCCCAGGATCATATTCAAATGCCGGTACTTAAAAAATGCACCCAAAGCACATTTGGCCAATCTGGTAGAATATGTGGCCACCCGTGAGGGAGTCGAAAAAATTGATGACAGTTTCAGAACTCTTCCTGCAACAAAAAATCAGCAGCAGCTAATTTCTGAAATCCTGAAAATGCTGCCGGATACTGCTGACATATTCGAGTACGAGGACTATCTGAAAAAACCTACCAGGGAAAATGCATCAGAGTTTATTTCTATTGCTCTTGAAAACAATCTCGATCTGATCGGCAAAAAGAAAAACTTTGTAGACTACATCGCCAATCGTCCGAGAGTTGAAAAGTTCGGCAGCCACGGACTCTTTACGGATGAAGGTGTACCTGTTGTACTATCAAAAGTTGCTGATGAAGTATCAAACCATTCCGGAAATGTGTGGACCAATATTGTATCCCTCCGGCGCGAAGATGCAGAGAGGCTGGGATATGACTGCGCAAAACCGTGGCAGGATTTGATCAGGGCACAACGGAATATCATTGCGGAAAATATGAAGATCGCTCCGGAAAATTTGCGATGGTATGCTGCTTTTCACAATGAGAGCCATCACCCGCACATCCACCTGATTGCTTACTCCATCAATCCCAAAGAAGCCTATGTCACAAAGCAAGGGATAGAAAACATGCGGGGAAGTCTTGCACGGGAAATCTTCCGCCAGGACTTGATGCAGATTTATGAGAAGCAGACTGAACGACGCAATGCCCTGAATAGACAGAGCCGTGAGGCCATGCAGGACATCATTGCTCAAATTCGTGCAGGGGTATGTGAGAATAAAAATATAGAGGAATTGATTGCCCGCCTTGCTGAAAAGCTCAAGCTACTTCCGGCAAGAAGCAATACGGTTATCTGAAGGCTCCCCTCAAGGCACTCGTTAATCAGATTGTCGATGAGCTTGCAAAGGATGAAAGAGTAACAGAGCTTTACAGCAGCTGGTACGAAATGCGTAATGAAGTTTTAAGCACCTATGTTGACAAGCTGCCGCCGCCTCTTCCGCTTTCACAGCAGAAAGAATTCAAGAGCATTAAAAACATGGTGATTGCCGAAGCGTTAAATATCGGCAGTCACCATTTCACTTTTGAGCCGGACGAGGAACAGAATATATCAATAGAAGATGATGGTGATATTGTTGCTGCCACCACATATTTTGAGAAATCTGCAAAGCTCGGAAATGTCAACGCACAGTATATGCTCGAAAGGATTTATCTTGAATCGGACAGCGAGCATGAAAATGTAGAAAAGGCATTGCAGTGGCTGGGGAAAGCTGCGGACAACGGGAATGCTCTCGCACAGTATGCAATGGCGAAGCTGTACCTTACAGGAAACCATCTAGAGAAAGATGCCGTAAAGGCTGTGGAACTGTTCACCAAATCTGCAGAACAAGGCAATCAGTATGCGCAATATGCCCTCGGCAAACTGTATCTTTTGGGGCATGATGTCAGGCAGGATAAGGAAACAGCGTTGCATTGGCTGTCGGCAGCTGCAGCACAGGGAAATATCTATGCAAAATATTTGCTGGAACGCATGGATTCCTTCAAAGACCCATCCATACTCCTTGCAGCAACACGCTTGATGCATCACTTGGGCAACATCTTTAGAGAGGAGTATCAGAAAGCTTTTGGCAATCCTCTCATCCAGGTTGACCGAAAGCTTCGCAAAAAAATCATGGAGAAAAAACTGGCGCAAGGTCATGCATATAACGACCATGCGCCGCATCAAAGCTATTAGGAGGAATTCCCATGAAGAAGAACTACCTACAGAAAAAAGAAAAGATCCCCGTCTCTTATATATTCTCAAGACTGAAGCCACCTGTGAAAAGGGTGGCTTATTTTCGCAGGTCGGGCAAGCGGAAACGCTGACAAAGGAGGATCGCTATGGCAGAGTACGTACATTTTACCGATGAGCAGAAACAGCGTGCAAACTCCGTTGACCTTGTGGACTTTCTCAGACGGCAGGGAGAGCAGCTCATACGCTCCGGCAGGGAGTGGCGGTGGAAGCGTCATGACAGCGTGACTATCCGGGGCAACCGGTGGTTCCGCCACAGCGCCGGGCAAGGCGGTCTGTCCATTGATTTTGTGCAGGAATTTTATGGCCTCTCATTCCCTGATGCAGTGATGCTGCTTCTGGGCGGCGAACAGGGTACGGCGTTTAGGCAAAGCGATAAAAAGGTCCCGGAAACAGAACGAAAAGAATTCATACTGCCGGAGGCTGCAGATAATATGCGCCGGGTATATGCCTACCTCTTGAAGCAGAGGTATATTGACCGGGATGTCCTCACCCACTTTGTCAGAGAGAAAAAAATATATGAGGATAAGGAATATCACAATGTTGTTTTTGTAGGCTATGATGAAAACGGTACTGCCCGGCATGCACATAAAAGGGGAACCTATTCCAACGCTGCTGGTTACCGTGGCAATGTAGAAGGCTCCGACCCAAAATACAGCTTCAATTACATCGGTACCAGCGATACCCTTTATGTATTTGAAGCTCCCATTGATATGCTGTCATTTATCACCTTGCATAAGAACGGCTGGCAGCAGCACAGCTATGTTGCGCTGGACGGTGTGGCTGAACATGCCATGCTTCATGTGCTGTCAAAAAATATGCATATTAAAAATGTGGTATTGTGCCTTGATCATGATCCTGCCGGTATAGAAGTTTCCGGGCGATTTACAGACATATTGCATGAAAAAGGATACGCCTACATTTCATATTTACAGCCCGCATGCAAGGATTGGAATGAGGACTTGAAAGCGCAGCATGGCATAACACCGATTCCGGCAAAACCGCATCCGAAGCTTGAAGCCTGCAAAGAGCTGTGCGGAGAGATTCGTTACTTGTGTAGCCATATCAAATCCGTGAAAAATCCCCATGAAATGCTGATGGAGCACTATGAAAAAGCAGTGCCCCTCATGCAGTCATCAAGATCAACCGATAGACAAAAAGCTGTCCTGATGGAACAGCTGCTAAGCATGGCGGTATATGCGTTATTTGCAGTAATGGCGCAATACCGGCAGCTTGAAAAACCAATGAATTTTAAACAACTGACCGATGAACTCTGTCACAGCTATCATCCGCACCAGGACCGGGGAAAGCTGAAAACCAAAGCAGAGGATATCCAGCAGGATGTCAATGCCATTAATGCTCAGCTCAAAACATCTGGAATCCGTACCCTTGAGGATAAGCAAAAATTAATCGCATCGTATATGAGTCTTGCACTAAACTGTGTCAAGGCTCAAATTTTTATATGTCTTGAAGAGCAGGAACAGAGAATAGAAGCTCTGCAAAAGCAGAATGAAGAGAGAGTCGATTGTATGCAGGCTGTTTGCGAAGAATTTTTGCAGCATAATATTTAGCAACATTATAACTACGGATTTGAAAAAAGCCATGTGCGAATGAAAAACCATTGGTGCATGGCTTTCTTAATTTGGAAAGAAGGAGGAAACCAATGCAAGCATCACAGGTGGTTACTTTAATCATAGCTGCTGCAACTATGTTTGGAGTCATCGGTTTTATCGTTCTTTTGGCTCATTACTATACCTTGCATGGCATCAAGGCCAGGACTGTAGGTGACGGCCAGCATGGCACGGCAAGGTTTGCAACGAAGAATGAAATAAAGAAGACCTATGCTCATGTACCCTATGAGCCGGAACGGTGGCGCAAGGGCATCAACCTGCCCAAGGTGCAGGGTCTGGTTGTGGGATGCAAAACGGCTTCAGGGGTGGTCACCGCTCTTGTAGACCAGGGGGATGTGCATGCATTGATGATCGGTGCGGCGGGGGTCGGCAAAACTGCCAATTTCCTCTACCCCAATCTGGAATATGCCTGTGCGTCCGGGATGAGTTTTATCACCACTGACACCAAAGGCGACCTTTACAGGAATTATGGATGC
This region includes:
- a CDS encoding DUF3991 domain-containing protein; the encoded protein is MAEYVHFTDEQKQRANSVDLVDFLRRQGEQLIRSGREWRWKRHDSVTIRGNRWFRHSAGQGGLSIDFVQEFYGLSFPDAVMLLLGGEQGTAFRQSDKKVPETERKEFILPEAADNMRRVYAYLLKQRYIDRDVLTHFVREKKIYEDKEYHNVVFVGYDENGTARHAHKRGTYSNAAGYRGNVEGSDPKYSFNYIGTSDTLYVFEAPIDMLSFITLHKNGWQQHSYVALDGVAEHAMLHVLSKNMHIKNVVLCLDHDPAGIEVSGRFTDILHEKGYAYISYLQPACKDWNEDLKAQHGITPIPAKPHPKLEACKELCGEIRYLCSHIKSVKNPHEMLMEHYEKAVPLMQSSRSTDRQKAVLMEQLLSMAVYALFAVMAQYRQLEKPMNFKQLTDELCHSYHPHQDRGKLKTKAEDIQQDVNAINAQLKTSGIRTLEDKQKLIASYMSLALNCVKAQIFICLEEQEQRIEALQKQNEERVDCMQAVCEEFLQHNI